In Musa acuminata AAA Group cultivar baxijiao chromosome BXJ2-10, Cavendish_Baxijiao_AAA, whole genome shotgun sequence, a genomic segment contains:
- the LOC103969416 gene encoding peroxidase P7, translated as MAFFLDRLFPFFLFCLLACPAAHAQLSPTFYAGSCPNLESIVRSAMSQAVAKENRMGASILRLFFHDCFVNGCDASVLLDDTATFTGEKNAIPNNGSLRGYEVIDAIKTSVEAACAATVSCADILALAARDGVVLLGGPSWTVQLGRRDATTASQSAANTDIPAPFHDLPKLISLFVSKGFSAQDMTALSGAHTIGQARCLNFRPHVYNDTNVDGSFAALRRQGCPSVGGDDNLAPLDLQSPEAFDNLYYQNLMLNKGLLHSDQELFNGGSQDSVVMTYSTNAAAFQSDFAAAMVKMGNMSPLTGTIGEIRLNCRTVNF; from the exons ATGGCTTTCTTCCTCGACAGACTCttccctttcttcctcttctgtcTGCTTGCATGCCCCGCCGCCCATGCCCAGTTGTCGCCCACCTTCTACGCCGGGAGCTGCCCCAACCTAGAAAGCATTGTGCGCTCGGCGATGTCGCAGGCCGTCGCCAAGGAGAACAGAATGGGCGCATCCATTCTGCGCCTCTTCTTCCATGACTGCTTTGTTAAC GGTTGTGATGCATCGGTCCTCCTCGATGACACCGCCACCTTCACCGGCGAGAAGAACGCGATCCCCAACAACGGCTCTTTACGAGGCTATGAAGTGATCGACGCCATCAAGACCAGCGTCGAAGCAGCTTGCGCTGCCACCGTGTCGTGCGCCGACATATTAGCTCTCGCAGCGCGGGATGGCGTCGTCCTG CTCGGAGGACCGAGTTGGACCGTGCAACTCGGACGCAGGGACGCGACGACGGCGAGCCAGAGTGCGGCGAACACCGACATCCCTGCACCCTTCCACGACCTCCCCAAACTCATCTCCTTGTTCGTCTCCAAGGGATTCAGCGCGCAGGACATGACCGCGCTCTCAGGAGCGCACACCATCGGCCAAGCGCGGTGCCTCAACTTCCGGCCGCACGTCTACAACGACACCAACGTGGATGGCAGCTTCGCGGCCCTCCGCAGGCAAGGCTGCCCCTCCGTCGGAGGCGACGACAACTTGGCTCCTCTTGACCTCCAGAGCCCGGAAGCGTTCGACAACCTGTACTACCAGAACCTGATGCTCAACAAGGGACTGCTTCACTCGGACCAGGAGCTCTTCAATGGCGGATCCCAGGACTCGGTGGTGATGACGTACAGCACCAATGCAGCCGCGTTTCAGAGCGATTTTGCGGCGGCGATGGTGAAGATGGGGAACATGAGCCCGTTGACGGGGACCATCGGGGAGATCAGATTGAACTGCAGGACGGTAAATTTTTGA